The Musa acuminata AAA Group cultivar baxijiao chromosome BXJ1-3, Cavendish_Baxijiao_AAA, whole genome shotgun sequence genome window below encodes:
- the LOC135638178 gene encoding protein YELLOW LEAF 1, choloroplastic-like, with protein sequence MTSLSIVAVRTPIITDDRYLGKTRTCLRTQLAKPNLSLPCIKCQPFQRRQSKLEAGRLLSRSLICAASVNARCAAEQTQTVTRQSSTITIAPIQGKEKSPELDDGGTGFPPRDDDGGGGGGGGGWHHWSGGFFFFGLLAFLGLLKDQESEGPYRDRRRR encoded by the exons ATGACCTCTCTATCAATTGTTGCTGTGCGCACGCCAATCATTACTGATGATAGATATCTTG ggaaaacaaggacttgccTGAGAACCCAGCTTGCGAAGCCTAATCTCTCATTACCATGTATCAAGTGTCAACCATTTCAACGTAGACAATCTAAACTAGAAGCTGGGAGGCTGCTGTCTAGGTCACTAATATGTGCTGCTAGCGTG AACGCAAGATGTGCTGCAGAGCAGACGCAGACGGTCACACGCCAATCATCGACGATAACTATTGCTCCCATCCAAG GGAAGGAAAAGTCACCGGAGCTTGATGATGGGGGTACAGGATTTCCACCTCGTGATGACGAtggcggtggaggtggaggtggcggtGGATGGCACCACTGGTCGGGtggtttcttcttttttggtCTTCTTGCATTTCTTGGCCTCCTCAAGGATCAAGAAAGTGAGGGACCTTACAGGGATAGGAGAAGAAGATGA